The sequence TAGACTACCTCAAATGCATTTCTGTTGTCTACGTACCAAATTATCTCTCCGAAAAATTGAATCAAGTAGATTAGACATGACTCCCCTTTGACAAAACCGTGCTGTCTGTTCATGATAAATCCCTGCTCTTCCAAGTATACCTCTTTACCCCCAAAATACATGAATCTTAGATTCATAAagtcagacccttcagtccacctcgTCCATcccaaccaggtatcccaaactgaactagtctcatgttatggaccagaccaaatgcCGTAAAAATATCTGAAGAAGATAGTTTAGTCGCTAGCTTTTTTTCATTTGATGGATAAGCGTAAGGCGTTGTGTTCTGGAAGCAATTCAACCGAtcaaactaccaggcttgaaacaaaacacactttattcatatgctgtaattaaaataaaaaagaattggcttaactgtaactctgtCAAAATGCTTAACATCATAATATATTATGTTTACTACTACTAATCAACTGTTCCAGTATAGCAACATCCCAAAaatacacccttggcaaaggtaaATTCAGTAAAATACATGATTTCAGATGCAATTCTAGCAGTTGGAAGATAACCCAAGCTTTTTGCTGTAACACGGAGGAATAAGAGCTTCCTCATCcaacttcaagaccccagcaactgctactgaaaGTTAAAACTAAAACAAAATCCTGCTTTGTGGGAACTTGATCCTAACCATTCAAGCAGCTTTTATTGTtccaaattaaaacaaaaaaggcctcacaagctgtttattagCTTTGGAGCAGACCGCTCTTCAGCTCTGTTGCAACCTTTCTTAAAAAAAGACAATACCCTTCTTAAAGCCACAGTATTGTCACACccatttgcctgcctttggcccatatccctctaaacccttcctattcattcccCCATTTAAGTGCCTTtgaaatgttaaaattgtaccagcctctaccacttctttgaCAACTcatttccatacacacaccactctgtgtaTGAAAACTTGTCTCTTAAATCTCTTTTCAATCTTTCCTCTCGCACCTTTAATCTACGTCCTCTATTTTGGAACTCTCCtaacctgggaaaaagatcttagctattcaccctatccatgcctctcatgattttataaacttctatatggtCATCCCTCAATCAAATAGTTCTCCTtctccatttagagtcatagagatgtacagcatggaaacagaccctttggtccaacccatccatgccgaccagataacccaacccaatctaatcccacctgccagcacctggcccatatccctccaaacccttcctattcatatacccatccaaatgcctcttaaatgttgcaattgtaccagcctgcaccacttcctttggcagctcattccatacctgtaccaccctctgtgtgaaacattgccccttaggactcttttatatctttcccctcaccctaaacctatgccctctagttctggactccccgaccccagggaaaagactttgcctacttaccctatccatgcccctcataattttgtaaacctctataaggtcgcccctcagcctctgacgctccagggaaaacagccccagcctgttcagcctctccctgtagctcaaatcctccaaccctggcaacatccttgtaaatcttttctgaaccctttcaagtttcataaaatctttctgataggaaggagaccagaactgcacacgatattccaacagtggcctaaccaatgtcctgtacagccgcaacatgacctcccaactcctgtactcaatacactgaccaataaaggaaagcatagcaaacgccgccttcactatcctatctacctgcgactccactttcaaggggctaCTATGTTGATTTCAGGGGCCGATCTGTAAATCCTCTCCTTACACCTTGGAAATGTGAGTTTACAAGATGGTTATGTGGGAGCACAACTTAAAAGTTCAGAACACTTTTCCTCTGGTCCCCAAAATTTGTAAATCTATAATCCAAACTCCCCCTCATGCCTCAGTTGAAATGTGCCAAAGCACCAGTTTCAGCACGTGTTCTAGATCACTGTGGGGGTGGGCTGATTGGGCTACAAACCAGTAGGATGAGGGGGGATAAGACTGACTGATCCAGCATGTGCAATTGATGCTTCAGCTAAagggtgaggatgagggtggGGCTTGGTTAGAGATATGAATTTCCCCCATGCTGCAAGTGCTGTGACTTCATGACAGACATTGGATGAAGGAGGAATAGAAGGTAAAATTGGTGAACAGTGGAGGTCGAGAGAAAATTAGAGgtgatgtaggggagagtaggTTCCCTTCTTGGAAAGACATCACCAAACCAGTTTGATTGTTAATAACAATTCAGCAAATTTTGTGGTTACGTTTCCTAAGTGTCAACCCTGTAAAATTACCAGATTCATTCAGCCCAATTTCAACAACTaacgttttgtttgtgttttttttgtgaGCTTTCTCACTTTTGTTTTCTGTCTTACATCAATGTTACAGGATATTGATTGGACAGTGACTGTTTAGTGTCTGGAAATTGAAATCACAGATTCTGATGGATCGAATTGAATTTATTGCAACTTGAATATAATCAGATTTGAACATGGAAGTAAAAAGCATTAACAGCACTAAGAAACTGAACACATGTTCTATGTGTGGACAAAGCTTCAGTCAATCATCTTTACTGTGGAGTCACAAGTGTGGTCACACTGAGAAGATACTGTGGAACTGTGAGgaatgtgggaaaggattcaattACCCATCCCAACTGGAAaagcatcagcgcagtcacaaTGGGGAGAAGCCATGGAAATGTACAGATTGTGGCAAGGGCTTCAATTACCCGTCTGAGTTGGAAATTCATCGGCGCACCCACACTGGAgagaagctgttcacctgctctcaaTGTGGGAAGGCATTAGCTCATTTACAGAGTCTGCTAGTACACCAacgagttcacactggggagagaccattcaacTGTTCTGGGTGTGGTAAGGGATTCACTACGTCATCCAGCTTGCTAATACACCAGCGtgttcacactggagagagaccTTTTAAATGCTCAGACTGTGGGAAGAGCTACCAAAGTTCTGGGGAATTGATGTCCCATCAACGTGTTCACACCGATGAGAGACCATTCAGATGCactcactgtgggactggattCAAGCGATCATCTCAACTCACTGTGCACCACCGagttcacactggagagagaccattcacctgctcagagtgtgggaagggatttactcaaaCATCTGACCTGCTGAAACATCAGCGAGTTCATACTGATATGAGACCTTTTAAATGCTCTGACTGTGAGAAGTGCTTTAAAAGACTGGGAGATCTGAAGTCTCACCGGCGTGTTCACACCGATGAGAGACCATTCTGGTGTTCTTACTGTGAGACTGGGTTCAGGCGATCATTTGATCTCACTGTACATCAGAGAGTTCACACTGGCgagagaccattcacctgttctgagtgtgggaaaggattcactcagtcatccaaCCTCACTGCACATCAGCGAGTTCATACTGGAGAGAGACCATTCATCTGCTTggagtgtgggaaggggttcactCAGTCCTCCAATCTTACAGTACATCAGCGTAgtcacagtggggaaagaccattcCCCTCCTAAAAGTCAGTGTAAAAGTATTGATTAATTTATCATAATTGCTTGAGAGACCATTGAGTTCACAAGTAATGACACTGAATGTTGGTGTTAATCACATCCAGGACTGAACCATGTTCATTAGAGTCTATTTCTGCTGATGTTAAATTACTTGAGCTGAGTTGTTGGGGTGACTATTCCAGATAAAATTCAAATAAATCAGCTTTGTTTTAAACACATTGCGTTCAGCATTTTTAATATTTCTAACACAGTTTAGTTTATTTTGAAAGGCTCACTCTGTCACCCTTGACTCCTTCATCCTCACCTCCAACAATAAGTCTGTGCAGTTCATGGAGCTTCTTTGCCGCAAAGATTGAGACAGTCTGATCAGCTGCTTTACTCTCTGCCACTAGCCCGCTGAGCCAGACTGTCTTAAGATCTCCTTTGCCAGAGCCCTGAATCCACATTTTTCTCCCATTACTCCCCCATCTCTTCTCATGACAATTTCAGGTTCATCTTGGAGATGAGCCACATCTCCTGATCCATCAACTCAATTTGCACTAAACTCTTGACAACCTAATTATCCCATCTTTGATGTTATCATTATCTCTCCTCTCTTTTGGGTTGTCCAACTTTTTTTTTCAAGTCTGTCGTCATTATCGTTCCGCTGTCTGAGCAAAACACTGTCCAATCTCCAAACTCCCTTTCCTTGCTAGATGTCTTGGAATACTTCATCATCTCTCAAAGCCCTGTCCTTTACCAGAGTCCTTTACCATGTTTATAACACTGAAATCAGGTTTCTGCCACTAGCATAGTATTGAAAAACCTTGCTAAAGCCACAAATAACATTATACATatctgacttttaaaaaaaactatcccTTCTCAGCATTCTTGACCAGTCTGCAGCCTTTGTCAATGTTGACCACACCATGTGGTTCCAAAGCTTCTTCACTGTTGCCCAGCTGCTTCATGTAGTCTTAATACTCTCTATCTAATTGTAGACAAGTTATCACTGGCTACAGTTTGCTTTCCAATTCCAACAGGTTCCACTTGTGTCTGCAAAAAATCCAGCTTTGGCCACCTCTTATGGACATGTTCCTATCGCAACATTATCTGGAAATACTGTCACTTTTCACCTCCAGggtgcatagttctttgaaagtagagtcgcagctAGACAGTGTGGCAAAAACGTCATGCTTCCTGGCATTGGTCGTAACATTGAGTGTAGAAATTGcgatgtcagaggaagtggtggaggtaggtacaattacaacatttgaaaggcatctgagtgggtatatgaataggaagggatatgggccaaatgctgacaaataggaTTGACGCAGACGAGTTGGAACAAAGAGTCTGTTagcgtgctgtatgactctgatgaTGTGTCTCGTAGAAGCTGTCCATCACCAACACTCCATTTTACTGGTTACCCCATGTAAGGTTATTCATTGCCCAAGAATGTACATCAAGGGTCAACACAGACTTCTTTTTTTTGAACTGaaatcaactttttaaaaaaacatttcggGCTGAAAAATTGTATTTAACCAAAACAACAGCTTTATTTATGATACAAAACAGATTTTTGGAAATAGGAGCCAATGTATCATTAATATCATTAATTGATTGGAAATAATAAGTCGTGACTGAAAAAAAAGTTACTTCGGTTTAAAACAATGTTTATATAGTAAGAATTCAGTTTGCGTTAACTTGGAAATCAAAGGTGAAGAAACATAAAATCACAGAGATCCTTGATTGCTGACTGTAGTCCAACAACTCTAACTACCAAATGGTGCAGCTTATGGCAACAAATCATTGGGTGGTATGTGAGCTATGCACTTGCTGTAGAGAACATAGACTGgcaaaagacatttgataaaatGCTACAGAACTATCATGTGAGGAATATTGGAGCTCAGTATAAAAGTGAGAGGAACGGCATGGAGATTGAATTGCCTGGATGACAACAAACAGAGTAGCTTTTAACAGTTGGTCTTGGACTGAAGGACGGTTTCTAGTGAAGTTCTGCATGGATTAATTTGAGGGTCTCTCCTCTTCCTGATATATATTTTAATGACATAGTCCTCAGTGTACAGAGCACAACTTCAAAAGTTGTAAAGAACGCAACTAGACATTTTGTGACTTGAGAGTGTGGAACTGTGAGAACAAGAGAATTGTGAATGCGGTGTGCTGCCATCTGAATGAAGATGGGGGCCATTAAATTGGCCTTGGTCACAGGAGTGCTTATAGCCTGTGCTGGCGGGTGTTTCTAAAGTTTCCCCAGCCACATACTCCCTCCGTTCCTTTTCTGTTGTCATGAAGGTGTTCACTGCGAATCGCCCACTGCTGAAAACCTTTGATAATTTCTTATGCAAATttcactgtcacttcctcagcATCCTTGGATTGACTTTATCCAGCCCCAGTGCCTGAACAAACTTCAGGGCAATGTCTCATATCTCCTCCTCATCAATTATAAACCTTCTCAGAACCTGAAAAAAAGCAATTAAATTCAATCACTGTGGTTTCTGGTGAACGCAGCAGGTGAAATAACTGTGGGAATCCCTCCACACACTGTAATCAGGTGAACAATttctcctcagtgtgaactcactggTGTGCAGTAAATTGAAATGATCATCAGAACCCAGTCCCAAACATTGATGGGCGATCAGGTCCCAGAAACATTGATAACACTTCCAACACTCCAGGCATTTAAAAGATGTCGCATCAGATTGAATTTGCTGGTACCTGTGAAGGGCTGAAGAGACAGTGAAAGCTCTCCCACATCCGGAATAGTTAAACGGTCATTCCCCAGCAAGCTAAATGACTAAGTGACTCGGCAGTTGAATGGTCCCTCTGCAGTATGAATGCACTGGTGTCTCATTAggtgggatgactgagtgaatcccttcccacactcagagcaggtgGATGGCCTCTTGCCCCATGTTCTTAGCTCAGATGGGAATCTGAATAATTTCCAAGAGTCACTATATATCCACAGTTTCTCCCTGTTATAACTGCAGTTGTGTCTCAACAGGACAGATAGTCAGCTGAAAAAATACATGTATGGTTTCTCCCCTCTGGACTGTACTTGTTCCTTCCATGTTCAAAATCTAATGATTTTCCAGTTACAATAAATTGACTGTACTTGTTCCTTCCATCTTCAAAATCTAATGATTTTCCAGTTACAATAAATTGACAACTCCCTCAGATTCTGATGTGATGTCTGGTTTCTGTTTCTGACTGCAAATCTTCCTGTTGTGTAATTTATTTAAAATAGAAAAAGGCAGAGATAAAGAACTGACAAAAATACCAAAGCAGATTGTGAAACTGAACTGAATGATTGTTGTAGTTTGTGAGCCTTGCGCAAGGAGATATGACTGTGAAAACTGCTGGGTAGTCACAAAACCCCAAGTGGTTTCggggaatatttcagggaaccaCCCAGcttgaactagatgggttttgaCCAGCAAGTGAGCAGGAGCAATgaaaagagatagagagaaacaagAGGGGAGATTGAAGGAGAGGGGTTTTATATATCCACCACTTGATGTGAACTTTCACAGAATCTCCCACATCCTCAACTACCACAACAAGCAGTGATAAAGTATTGGGGAATCAACGGTTAAAAGCTTCTATTTGTAGTCATGATTTGCCTTACAAGTTTGCAATGTGAACTTGCAGGCTGGCAGACTAGAGGTCAGACCAGAAATCACAAGTGGCTGTGAGAATCACAAATCAAAAGAATGCAGGCGCCTTTGTGTAGAAATGTTACACACATCATTCCATAACTTTGTTTTTGCATATAAATGTTTTGTTTGGACTAAAAGTATTTCAAAACATTGTGAGGAACCGTTTAAAAAAACCTTGCCAAGGTTAGTGAATTCCGCCTGTGTCCTGTTTGCTAAGTACAGCACTGTTTCTGACCTTTTGCCATAGTCCTTTAACTTATTGTTCTAACCTGGGAGTTGGCCAATTTTCTCATCAGGCAATCTTAACTGTTGCCCACAATTCCATATTTGCATAATCTTGGAGATATTCCTGTGTACGCTTCTTCCCAGTACAAGGATTGGgctatttttattttaatcaatAGCGCATTGCTAGCTGCTTTACTTGATCTACTTTTGACTTATATGAACAACACTAGACGTAGTAACATTTAAATCAACTGCTTTGCTTATCTACTTTTGACATATGAGAACTCTACTAGAAGTAGAGTTACATTAAATCATGTGGGAATGAAAAAATATATGAATTAGTCAGGCATATGAGGACTATAAAACTTTTATCTAGCTTTTATGCTAGAGATCAGAGATCTGTTAAGGGTCCACCACGAGATTGCTTGATTGCTCTGGGGCGTCAACTATTGATCTCTTGCCAGCTGATCTGAAGTAAAGGTTGTGTTGAAACTGAAACTTTTGTGTGGTTCGATACTAGTACCTCGAAGGGATCAAACGaaccacctggaccagatggtTAGAAAGGTTTGGCTATTCTGTAATGTTCCTGAGGTAAAGAATCGGGATTGGGACCACCGGTCAGGGAAGTAGTAGCCACTACGTGACGGATTTGGCTTAGAGGCCTGCCTTCCTCGGATATGGCTGGTTGAAATGATGAGATAATAGAAAAAGGAAGGCAGGCTTGGTAAACTTCTCACTCAATACTATTAATATCGCCAGTTGAAATTTATTTATAGTAGAGCAAGGAGTCATAAGGTCCAATGGGTCAGTCCCTCTATGTAGTCGGAAAGGGGACTCCCTTTTAGGCTGTGTGTCAGAGAATACCTGATCAGGAAAATGATTTGTAGGGGTTAGAGGCTCTTCAGGTAAATTGAACATTTTGATAAATGTATGTCCTTTACAGGCCTGATTCCAAAACAAAAACTTTGTCAACAAATGTGTGAAATGGACACAAAGAACTCAGAAGCCAATTTCACCTGATGGCACATTTAATTGTGATCGCATAAAACAATTGGCAAAAATTTTGACAAAATTGAAAAGGcaaaggaaacagagagagagagagagaccagattTTGGTGGTGTGTTCACTGAACTAAGTGTTAACTCTTTGTGGTCTGTTTGAACTTTTGTTTGTTGGTGGTTACATGTGGTCTTGTACAATTTTTGCTTTTTGTTTGTCCCCTGGAACTCGAGATCCAGGAATGTTTTGAATTACATTTTGGAAATCCGTGGTGATTTGAAAATGTAGTCTATGCCTGTTTCAGTGTGGATCATGCATGGTTAATGTAACATCCTTTTGAGAAACTATTAGAACTATTGGAAAGTAAAATCTGCCAGGAAATGCTGATTTTAAAAATTCGGTTGTAAAGATTTTTAATATTTATCTCTTAGAATTGGAATTTATCGCGTTTGGAGTTTCATTTTCTACCCAGAGTGAATTTCCAAATACTGTTTTAATGAGTaagctcatagagtcatagagtcatttcagatgtacagcacggaaacagacccttcagtccaacttgtccatgctgaccagatatcccaacccaatctagtcccacctgccagcacccggcccatatccctccaaacccttcctattcatatgcccatctagatgccttttaaatgttgcaattgtaccagcctccaccacatcctctggcagctcattccatacatgtatcaccttctgtgtgaaaacattgccctttaggtctcttttatatctttccccttacaccctaaaactatgccctctagttgtggtgAAAATTGAAGTGCTAGAAATGTTATTAATGACAGCAAATTTATTATTTAAACACTTTTTAATACTATGTATATGACATTTAAGTCTTGATTCTGTACCCTCCGTATAGGTCAGGAAACTAGGGACCTGGGCTGTGGCCTCTTGAGAACAGGTGGTGAACCTAATTTGAAAGAAAAATTGTGAGAAAAAGTGGAAATTATTAATAAAGAATGGAAGGATAAAGCTGATAGTAAATGGCCAGTAGGTGATAGGGGGATAGAGGTATGTACAGCAGATGGAACTCCCAAAAGTTGAAGGAAGTGGGAAAGTACCTGCATAAGTTAACCAAAACTCTGCAAAGTTTACATTCACAGATACATTGTGCCTATCGAGATGGTGATGATCTTCCTGAAAGAGACTACCCTACTGTAGAACCTGGAGATTTTGTCCTGATTAAGACTGGGACCAGGAAAAGTTGGAGCCAAGGACCATTTCAGGTGCTGCTGACCACCCCCTTGACTGTGAACGTGCAAGGACAACTCCGCTGGATTCTGAGACCTGACTATAAATGAGTCAGTGAAGGAACAGACAAGGGTTAAGGAAGAAAAATGCATTGGATACTGGTAACTTTGGGGGCTTTTACTTTGGGGGTGGAAAGATTTCAGACTGACACCTGTTTGTTCCTGGGAGGGCAACTAAGATGATCTGTATATCATAAAGCATTTTCGTATTTGGCTTGTCAAAGTGCCCAAATGACAGAAAAAGAAACTGATTGTTGGGTATGTGCTCATGTGCCACCCTATTCACAGAGGGTATTCCTTTCTGGCCCGAAGTGACCAAATGGCTAATATGCTGAAACTCTTCTGGTGATCCTGATAAAACTGAAGACATGCAAGAATGGCGGTCAGCAGGGTATGATATGCCCCTCTTTAGAGATTGGCTATTACAGATTCCATCTACCCCTTTTCTGGCAGTCCTTAACAATACCACTAATGACACCATTTGCTTTAGTCAAGACAGGAACTTTTCCAGTGGAATTTATATAGGGTCTAGTAGATGGTCCTTTATTATCCCATGGATTGAACCTAGCCAAAATTTGGTGACTTTTTGATTGATTGGCTGCCATCCTTAATAAGACATCAGGCTCACTCTGGAATGACCCTAGCCTCAGACATGTTATATAGGGTATGCTGTGCCTCACATTCAGATTTTAGATAAGATACCTTCACCCCCAAGGTCCCTCGCTGGTCTCCTTTCCTGACTGGGGATGTCTTCTCCTCATGTTGGAATCCATTTGCAGGGCAAAGAATTAAGTAAGTTAAAGACAGTACTGGAAATTGTTGCCAATGATACTGCAAATGCCTTGACCAATATCAGTGCTGAACTAGCCATGGTCAGGACAATGGCCCTTCAGAATTGTTTGGGCTTGGACTTTATACTAGCTAAGGAGGGCAACACTTGTACTATTGTAGGAAAGGAATGTTGTACCTACATTCCTGACAAATCCACCAATATCACTGATCTCTCCAAGCACATTACCCAGGAGATCCAGAAAATCCGAGATGTTGATTATGATTTACCTGGGTTCGGTAGTAAAACGGGATGGTGGCCATTTGGGGGTCTCTTTGGGAATATTGGGGACATGTTACATTTTGGGATTATAATACTTTACTGTAATTGCCTGCATTCTTGCATTCAGATTCTTATGGCCACTGATATCTGATTGCTGTCGTTATAAACTTTAGGAATAGTTAGGTTCCAACTAGGAATAGTTGGGATAATAAAGGACCATCTACTAGACCCCATATAAATGCCACTGGAGAAGTTCCTGTCTTCACCAAAGCAAATATAGGTTGATCATAAAAATGATCAGAAGGAGGGAATGATAAAGTATTGGGGAATCAACAGTTAAAAACTTCTATTTGTAATCATGATTTGCCTTACAAGTTTGAAATGGGAACTTGCGAACTGGCAGACTAGAGCTCAGAACAGAAGTCACAAGCGGCTATGAGAATCATAAATCAAAAGAGTAATTGCCTTTGCATAACC is a genomic window of Chiloscyllium punctatum isolate Juve2018m chromosome 4, sChiPun1.3, whole genome shotgun sequence containing:
- the LOC140476622 gene encoding uncharacterized protein; this translates as MEVKSINSTKKLNTCSMCGQSFSQSSLLWSHKCGHTEKILWNCEECGKGFNYPSQLEKHQRSHNGEKPWKCTDCGKGFNYPSELEIHRRTHTGEKLFTCSQCGKALAHLQSLLVHQRVHTGERPFNCSGCGKGFTTSSSLLIHQRVHTGERPFKCSDCGKSYQSSGELMSHQRVHTDERPFRCTHCGTGFKRSSQLTVHHRVHTGERPFTCSECGKGFTQTSDLLKHQRVHTDMRPFKCSDCEKCFKRLGDLKSHRRVHTDERPFWCSYCETGFRRSFDLTVHQRVHTGERPFTCSECGKGFTQSSNLTAHQRVHTGERPFICLECGKGFTQSSNLTVHQRSHSGERPFPS